TGTAATATTTTGTATACTTTGGCACTTAAGAAAGTAAGTTTTTTTTAACCTAgtaatttaatgttttctttagagGTTTTTTCCCTAATACAACACTCTCCTATATATAATCTACTTGGTGATACAAATATTCCCTTTGTTTGCTTGTACTTTCGTTTCCTCATAAAGTAAATTTTTCTGTAGCTACTAGTGCTATGAATAGCTATGAATGTTAGCTTTCTTGGATAggctttacctttttttttttttttttttttttcctgcctcaggaaaaaaaaaaaattgtattgtatttGTACAAATAGCACAGGAGGACCCCAGCCCCATGCAGATGGCAGcccagaggtgggggtggggggtcgcACCAGTCCTTCTGTCCTCACGTTGGCAGACAGAGATACCTACTCTGTAGCCTTTGTAGTGGCCTGGGCACCTTTGGGAGCCTGAGCTGGAATTGAAGCTGGAGCTGCAGCCTGGGCCTTGGTTTGAtccttggccttggccttggcctttGGCCGGCACAGCCGGAGCCCCTTGGCAATGCGAGCACGAGCACGCTTCCCAAGCTTGGGGTGGGCAGTGTAGGCAAGTCGATCAAGCTTGCGGCTGACACCCTTTGAGATCTTGGGCTTAACCTCCTTGGGCTTTACGAGGGCCTTGACAGCCTCGGCATGTGCACTCATGGCCTTGGCATTGTTGGCCTGCATCTTCTTTAGGCCCTTCTTGTTGTGCTTCTTGGCAAAGCTCATGTTCCTCAGGAACTTGGGGTCCACCCCCTTAAGAGATTCGTATCTTTGGGATCGGGGTTTCTTGATACCATTTCTGTGCCATTTTCGGGACtggttgtgtgtggtgtggttcTTGGACTTGGCCATGTCTGCACCTTTAGCCGCGGCTCCCGAAGCGCCTAGAACCGAAAGAGAAAGGGGCTCAGGCTTTACCTTTTAGATcaattttaagtttataaaaaaATTGCACAGACCGTTCAGACAGTTCCCATATATTTCTGCTGCACACAATTTCTGCTGCACACAATTTCTCctcttattaacattttacattagatcagtacatttgttacaattgataaacCAACATTAATAGGTTATTATCAACCAAAGTCcatggtttacattagggttcattctgTGTTATACAGTTCTATTGGTTTGGACAAATGtttaatgacatgtatctaccattacagtatcaAGGATGGTTTAACTTCTCTAAAAATGCCCTGTGCTCCACTTGTTCATCCCTATACCTTCTCCCTGATGCCCTGACAACTGctgatatttttactgtctctatagttttagcttttccagaatgtcatatagttgtaATAATATAGTATGTAGCTTTTaaaacttctttcacttagcaatatgcattaatcattctttcatgtcttttttttgtggttgatagctcatttctttttccagtAGTCCCACTTTATCTGTAGGGAATACATTCTAAGACCCCCAAAAGATGCCCAAAACctcagatagtactgaaccctatgtATACTGGTTTTTTCCTACACATACATACCTGtgataaaatttaattcataaattaggcacagtaagagattaacaatagctaataataaaattgaacaattataacaatatgccagaGTCACAAGTCTTGTGCCTTGGGACTTTTATTAAGTATAATAAGTGGCCAATATCAAGTGTAACATATAGAAATAGAAGAACAGGAAAACCTCTGTGGGATTTGGCATTAACGTAGACCTTAGTGAAACCTGTTTTATTAGagatagtgatttttaaaaaacacttaattGTGAAGGGAAGGGAATTGATGAGATAACACAATTGTCTGAAGGTAGagagaagataaaacaatttttttgtttctaatgagAAGAGTATAATTAAGCATGGGGAATAGATACATAGAGATTATAAAGACAGTGatgattacaaaatatttaaccaaataaTTAGTGTTATACATGTTTGTGATAGAGCTATGGTACACTTATTTAAGTAAAATGCCAAAAGACAGCGCCAAGCTCCAAGCTTTATGTATCACAAACATCAAAAATGACTtgctgaattaaattaaattgagtCTCCATTAACATGTAAATCATCATACTGTGCCCTGGAATAATTTAgagtttaatttttgtgtttgcttcCATATGAAGGTCATCGAACACTATTTATTGGAGTACATGTGCCCTTGGGAGGAAGAAAAAGCCATCGACGTCACAGACATCGTGGTCATaaacacagaaagagagacagagagagagattcaggATTAGACGATGGAAGGGAGTCACCTTCTTTTGGTAAGAATCCTTCtccttgtttttattaaattaattattgtAATATACTTGCTGATACAATTATGATTAGGAGTAATACCTTATACTCATAAAattgtttatacttttttaaagtatgttgGGCAGGTTGGAGAGAAGTGGGAGAGATAAAGCttgatctttgtttttctcttatatattTGCTTTGAGAAGCTGAGTATTAATGAAGATTTATGATATAGGAAATACAACTGAGTAAAGCTCAAAAACTCTTGTTAATTTGTACAAGTAATCATCATTACTCAAAGTGGTTTGAAAATCCAGGGGAAAATGCCTTAATTTAGTTCCCATTTGCACTTTTACTGATGGTGCCCAACTTTCAGTCTTAGGATgttatattagttcattttcacgctgccgataaagacatacccagactagacaatttacaaaaaaaaaacaaaagaggtttaattggacttacagtacCACGTGGCTagggaaacctcacaatcatggtggaaggcaaggagaagcaagtcacatcttacgtgaatggcagcaggcaaagagagcttgtgcaggaaaactccacCTTATAataactatcagatctcatgagacttactcaatatcacaagaacagcacaggaaagacctgccctcattaTTCAGTTAACTcccgctgggtccctcccacaacatgtggaaattcaagatgagatttgagtgaggacacagccaaaccatatcattctacccttGGCCCTTCtcaaatatcatgtcctcacatttcaaaaccaatcatgccttcccaacagtcctccaaggTCTTAACttgtttcagcattaactcataagtccatagtccaaagtatcatctgagataaggcaagtcccttccttctgtgagcctgtaaaatcaaaagcaagctagttacttcctagatacaactGAGGTaaaggcattggataaatacaaacattccaaatgggagatattagcaaaacaaaggggctacaggccccatgcaagtccaaaatccagcaaggcaatcaaatcttaaagctccaggatgatctcctttgactccatgtctcacatgcaGGTCATGATGATGAAAGAAGTGGGTcctcatggtcttgggcagctccgccctcgtggctttgcaggatatagcccccactcctggctgctttcatgggctgatgttgagtgtctgtcacttttccaggcacactattcaagctgtcagtggatcttccattctggagtctggaggacagtggcccttttctcacagctccactaggtggtgtcccagtagggactctgtgtgggggctgtaacaccacatttcccttctgcactgccctagaagagattctccatgagggccctgcccctgaagcaaatttctgcctgggcatccaggcatttccatgcatctaggtggaggttcccaaaccccagttcttgacttctgtgcacccacaggctcaacaccatatgaaagctgccaaggcttgaggcttgcaccctctgaagccacagcaggAGCTCTACATTTgtccctttcagccatggctggagcagctgaaatgcaggacaccaagtccctaggctgcacacagcatgggtaCCCTGTGCCTGACTGAGAAAACCACTTATTCTTCCTGGGCCTCTGGgtctatgatgggaggggctgccataaagacctttgacatgccctggagacattttcctcctTGTCTTGGGTATTAACATTTGagtcctcattacttatgcaaatttctgcatttggcttgaatttctcctcagaaaatggaattttcttttctattgcattgtcaggctgcaaattttctgaatttttagcctctgcttcccttataaaactgaatgcctttaacagcacccaagtcacttcttgaatgctttgctgcttagaaatttcttctgccagataccctaaatcatctctctcaagttcaaagtttcacaagtctctagggcaggggtaaaacaccaccagtctctttgctaaaacatataacaagagtcacctttgctccaattcccaacaagttcctcatcttcaccTGAGACCACCTGAGActgcctggaccttattgttcatatcactatcaagCTTTTCATCAAAGCCAGTCAACAAGTcactaagaagttccaaactttcccacattttcctgtcttcttctgacccctccaaactgttccaacttctgcctgttacccagttccaaagtcacttccacattttcaggtatcttttcagcagcaccccactctactggtatcaatttactatattagtatgttttcaggctgctgataaaaacatacctgagactaggcaatttacaaaagaaagaggttaaattggacttatagttccacatggctggggaagcctcacaatcatagcagaaagcaaggaggagctagtcacatcttatgtggatggcagcaggtaaAGAGaccttgtgcaggaaaactcccccttgtaataaccatcagatctcatgagacttactcactatcatgagaacagcacaggaaagacctgtccccatgattcaattacctcccactaggtccctcccacaacacctgggaattcaagatgagatttgggtggggacacaaccaaaccatatcagatgtgAACCTTTTACTATTGTGAATGCTCTCTCTTTGGAAGTATATTCAGAATACCATAATAAGTGTTTTTGTAGTTGTTAAAAGGTTCTGAGTGCCATGAGAGCCCATGTACATGACATAACTGAGAACCTGGCTTTCAGTTCCTTGGCCATCCCATCTCTTGTGACCTTCTCTGTCATTGCACTTAGTTCACCTTCTCATCCATATTCACTCCATCTCTGAAGTCATCaattcatttatctttatttctgacCACAGCTTCACTCCTTTCTTGCTGTGCAGCTACTTAACCCCTCTACTTTTCTTCTATCCATAAGTTTGTCTTTATTTGTTTATCCTACTCTGAGTGCATAGCATGCAGTTTTAGGAATACTTTAGCATTACTAGTATTCCATCAGTATTACTAGTAGTCTATTTAGTAATACTAGTATTTTAAATGTCTTAGGTTCTAAGTTTTAGTTTTATTCATGCCTTTACTgcctcttttgttttcatttttaataggaaacagcattttatttaaaatatttttaatagatttctTAAAGATGTAAATAATTGAATTAAACTTAGTTTATATTACTTGtatgaattaatttacattttgttaacattcatgaaaaataatttagctaGGTATGCAATTCCAAATTGACAGGTATTTTAACTCAGAACTTTGAAcataatatctatttatttatcaatttcatGAAGCTGTTAAGAAAGGAGGTAAAAATCTATTGTTGCACTATGGTTaatttggattttatatttttatgagtttaaatcatttcctttattttggtatttagctttacatttattatgaCATTTTCAGGCACATATATATGCCTTTTATGCTTGTCTTGATTGATATTTAATGAAAATGTGTATTAATAGTTCTTTAAAATGCTTAAACTTGtcctatttctattattttctctcccatttatttcaatttgttttttcaaatattcattagGCATAttcctttcaatttcattttcaatttattttgatccatcttttatattttttccttgtcctgacattgaagtatttattttagctaattcatttattcatattttagcTCACAGTTTTTGCCTTGCTCATATCCCTCtactttctttaaacattttgactacatatgtctttcatttcttttactttggATATagggggtacgtgtgcaggtttgttacctaagtatgttgtgtgatgctgaggtttgggatatggaTGGTCCTatcatccaggtagtgagcacagagTATACTTTTACAACCCTTGTTCCCCACCCTCCTTCCCAGCTCTGGTGATTCTCAGtgcctattgttcccatcttaatgtccatgagtacccaatgtttagctcctacttatgagtgagaacatgcagtatttggttttctgttcctgagttaatttttttcgataatggcctccagctgcattcatgttacTGCAAAAGGATATGATGTCAAtctttttatggccacatagtattccatgatatatatgtatcacattttcttcatccactttACCATAATGGAATCtaattgattccatgtctttgctatggtgaatagcactgcagtgaacatacaagtgcatgcaTCTTTTCGGTGgaatgattcatttttctttgagtatattcccagtaatgggattgctgggttgaatggtagttctgttttaaattctttgagatatctccaaactgctttccacagtggctgaaccaaTTTTTATTCCCACcgacagtgtgtaagcattccgttttctctgcagccttgtcagcatctgttattttttgactttttaatattcaccattctgactggtgtgacatggtatctcattgtggttttgacttgcatttcattttttcacagcttgtatgttttcttttcttttccttcttttctgttcatgtcctttgcccatttttaatagaattattattattttttgcttgttgatttgtttaaattttgctTGTGGATTCTGGGTATCAGACATTTtttgaatgcatagtttgcaaatattttctcccattctgtaagttctATAAAATAGTTTAGACTATTGAgatttgctgtgcagaggctctttagtttaattaggtcccacttgtcaatttttgtttttgttgcaattgcttttggagacttaGCCGTAAATTCTTTGTCAAAGTTAATGTTGGGAAGGGTATTTCCTAAGCTTTCTTCTAGAATTATTATAACttaaggtcttacatttaactctttaatccaacttgagttaatttttgtatatggtgaaaagtagggatccagtttcattcttttgcgtATGGCTTGATaactatcccagcaccatttatttaatagggagtcctttctctattagttatttttgctgactttgttgaagatcagatggttgtaggtgtttaactttatttctgggctctctattctattccattagtgtatatgtctgtttttgtaccagtacaatgctgCTTGGGTTAATGTAGCCGTagagtacagtttgaagtcaggtaatatgatgcctctgacttcgttctttttgcttagaattgctttggctatttgggttctttttcaattccatattaattttagaatagtttttctaattctgtgaaaaacaacATTGTTCTTTTGATAGAGATAGTATTGaattctgtaaattgctttgggcagtatggccattttaatgatattgattcttcctattcatgagcgtGAAACATTTTTACGTTTActtgtgttgtctctgatttctttcagcagtggtttgtagttctccttgtagagatctttcacttctttggttagatgtattacatttttttgtgtgcattataaatgggattgagttTTTAACTTGGCTCTCTGATACAATGTTATTGCTGTATAGAAATACTATTGACttttgtaagttgattttgtatcctgaaactttactgaaattgtCAATTCTAGtagccttttggtggagtctttagggttttctatttatagaattataatcatcagcaaagagagatagtttgacttcctctcttcctatttgaatgctcTGACTAGGTCTTCCCATGCTATGTTAAATAGGAGGGAAGAGTAGGCATCACTTTCTTGTTCTGATTCTCAAGGGGAATAGTTAAAGCTTTTACCCATTTGGTATGATTTTAGCTGtgtgtttttcatagatggctcttattgttttgaggtatgtttcttcaatgacTAGCCTGTTCAGCgcattttatcatgaagggatttgAGATTCtcttgaaggccttttctgtatctatcgAGATAACcatatggttttgattttgattctgtttatgtggtgaatcatatATATTGAATTGTGTATGtcaaaccaaccttgcatcccaggaatgaagcctactttaTCATagtgaattagctttttgatgtgctgctgaattcagtttgctagtattttgttgaggattttgtgtctatattcatcagggattttagcctgaagttttctgtttttgtgtctcCACCAGATTTTGGTATAAAGATGATGTTGGCATTGTATAATATGTTAGTGAGAAGCATCCCCTCATCCTCAATTTTTAAGAAGAGTTTTAGTGGGAtaggtaccagttcttctttgtacgtctagtagaattcagctgtgaatccatctggttcagggctttttttggttggtatgtttttaaaaattactgattcaatttcagaacttgttattggctTATTCATATTTTCACGTTACTCCTTGTTCAATCTGGGATGGTTTTGTGTTTCCAGAaacttatccatttcctctagattttctaatttgtttgcatagaggtgttcataatagtctctgaatatcttttgtatttctgtgagattggttgtaatgtcatttgtcatttctgattgtgcttattctctttttttgttaatcTAACTAGTAGTCTATCAagcttgtttattctttcaaaaacaaactcttttcattgatcttttgtatggacttttgcatctcaatttctttcagttgttctctgattttagtaatttcttttcttctgctggcttttaaAGCCATACTTATGTTGGGGTTcctccatttttccattttctccttgcCTCCACAAGCAGATATACTctgctggaaatcatcattcaaCAAGGCAGATTGTAAGCATTATAAAGTTATGACTCAAGGAGACCTTCAACATCTCCTCCTGATTTCATTTTGTATCTctgacatttgaaatatttatttttcaactttctttacCTTCTTCATCATTCTCCAACATCCTCTCTTTTCACCATTACTTAATAGTAATCTTGCTTTCTATTTCAGAGGGAAAATATATCATCAGAAAGAACTCACTTTACTTTCTTCCTATTAAAAAGTTATAGCTGCAAACTTTCTTCCTATTAAACAGTTAAAACTGCAAGAAAATAAGGacgttttatttttctttatgtttattttctattcccTCTCACCACTCTGGAAACTTATGccatttctaatttaattgacCTCTTCCTCTTCAGATGAATTTTTCTTATCATCTTTTAAACATGATAGAGTCTCCACCATTTTAAGCAGTTCCCCAACCTCCTGCAAACCCACCTTTATTCATTCAGATATGTAAGTTAACTACATATAAATGTTTGGGGtaacaattttacttttaaatatctcTCTATATTGCTTTATTTGCTTTATTCAATATCTGGCTTCAGTAACTATTGCAGATAAGTCTAtagtctttctatttttattttattttgtgggtTTATGTATTTTAATCCTGAATGTTTATAGACATTTTTTCTGTGTCCCTTAATGAAGAAATTTGCTAAGATTGACCTAATGGTAGGTGTATTAAAAAGCTTTTACATCCTGCATACACTAATAGTTTTCCACCTAGGAAACATTTtcctattatattttattctgttccatttactTTGATCTCTTTGTGAAGACTTTCTTTGCTCATATCCCTCTactttcttcaaacattttaactacatatatctttcttttttttaactttgaatttgggagtacatgtgcaggtttgttacatgagtatgttgcatgatgctgaggtttgggtatGGATggtcctgtcacccaggtcgTGAGCATAGAGTATAGTTAGTTTTACAACCCTTGTTCCCTACCCTCCTTCTCAACTCTGGTGATTCCCAGtgcctattgttcccatctttatgtccatgagtacccaatgtttagctcccatttatgagtgacaacatgcagtatttggttttctgttcctgagttaatttgcttaggataatggcctccagctgcattcatgttacTGCAAAAGGATATGATgccattctttttatggctgcatagcattccaaggtgtatatgtaccacattttctttatccacctcACCTTAATGGCACTtagttgattccatgtatttgttaTGGTGAATAGCACTAAGATGAACATACAGGTACACATTAGATTTCTGATTTCTACTCTGTATACTTTTCCTCTGTAGTTTAATGTTAGTCTTTTATATTACCATTTGATTATTGGCAGTATAAATTCTGCATTTTCCTACTTTTATTATGAGTTTTGATTTTGCTGttgcatttttagttttcatgaatttctttcttatttcatcctgttttctttacattttagccTGTCCTTTCCtgaatactttttacttttttctgcttGGTAGAGTGTATTCCCAGTGATTtctagacattttctttttatcctaaAGTAGATAATTTTCAGAGCTATGATCTTTCTTTGGACTGTCAGATTATTTTTACTCTCCattgatttttagtatttttatggaCTCctaggttttttcctttttttttttttccatttttaaacaagGCAAGGTAGATTCGTGCTATATCTACCCAGCTATATCCTAAGATTGCTTAACGAGGTTGATGTCAGTATGCTTCATGTTTCCAAGAGTATGTATAATAAACATCACACTTATCCAAATGCCCTGTACTTCTGCCAGGGGCAGCATGGTTGTTGGTGGCAGAGTGTGTAGAGAAAAGTACTCTAGGTATCCTGCATCACCATGATAGAAGGATGGTTGTCCATAAGAATGGGCAGATGGGCTGAGAGTGTAGGATGTACTAGGTATCTTctgcattttcaaatgttttctctttcatgaGGGGAAGTCTTAGAGTGTAAAAAATGTgacaatttggcatattt
This region of Theropithecus gelada isolate Dixy chromosome 12, Tgel_1.0, whole genome shotgun sequence genomic DNA includes:
- the LOC112636047 gene encoding 60S ribosomal protein L29-like gives rise to the protein MAKSKNHTTHNQSRKWHRNGIKKPRSQRYESLKGVDPKFLRNMSFAKKHNKKGLKKMQANNAKAMSAHAEAVKALVKPKEVKPKISKGVSRKLDRLAYTAHPKLGKRARARIAKGLRLCRPKAKAKAKDQTKAQAAAPASIPAQAPKGAQATTKATE